The Rhodococcus antarcticus DNA segment CACGGAGTTCCTGCAGGTCTACGGGCTCACCGAGGTCGGCGGGGTCGCGACCCACCTGCTGCCGGCGGACCACCACGACCCCGAGCACCCCGAGCGCGTGCTGTCGGCCGGCCAGCCGCTGCCGCACGTGGAGCTGCGGATCGTGGACCCCGCCACGCTCACCGACGTCAGCGACGACGAGCACGGCGAGATCTGGATGCGCACCCCGCAGCTGATGAAGGGCTACCTGGGCAAGCCCGAGGCGACCGCGCAGGCGATCACCACCGACGGCTGGTTCCGCACCGGCGACGTGGGCCGCCTCGACGCCCACGGCTACCTCTACGTGGAGGACCGGCTCAAGGACATGATCATCTCGGGCGGGGAGAACATCTACTCCCCCGAGGTCGAGCGGGTGCTGGCCGAGCACCCCGCGGTGGCCGAGGTCGCGGTCATCGGCATCCCCGACGACACCTGGGGCGAGTCGGTCAAGGCCGTCGTCTCGCTCCAGCCCGGGAGCACCGCCACCGAGGCCGAGCTCATCGCCTGGTGCCGGGAGAGCCTGGCGAAGTTCAAGTGCCCGCGCACCATCGACATCGTCGAGGCGCTGCCCCGCAACCCGACCGGCAAGATCCTCAAGCGCGACCTGCGGGCTCCGCACTGGGCGGCCCGCGACCGCGCGGTCTGATCCCCTGCCGGCCGGGGCGGGGGCTCAGGGCATCCCGGGGCCGAACTCCTCCAGCATCTCGGTGACCAGGGCCGCGATGGGTGAGCGCTCGCTGCGCGTGAGGGTGATGTGCGCGAACAGCGGGTGGCCCTTGAGCTTCTCGATGACCGCCGCCACCCCGTCGTGCCGGCCCACCCGGAGGTTGTCCCGCTGGGCCACGTCGTGGGTGAGCACCACCCGCGAGCCGGTGCCCAGCCGGGAGAGCACGGTGAGCAGCACGTTGCGCTCCAGGCTCTGCGCCTCGTCGACGATGACGAACGAGTCGTGCAGCGAGCGGCCACGGATGTGGGTCAGGGGCAGCACCTCGAGCATCCCCCGGGCCAGCACCTCCTCGATGGTGCCCGGGTCCGCCATCCCCTCCAGGGTGTCGAACACGGCCTGGCCCCAGGGACCCATCTTCTCGGCCTCGGAGCCGGGCAGGTAGCCCAGGTCCTGGCCACCCACGGCGTAGAGCGGCCGGAACACCACCACCTTGCGGTGCGACCGGCGCTCCAGCACCGACTCCAGGCCCGCACACAGCGCGAGCGCCGACTTCCCCGTGCCCGCCCGGCCGCCGAGGGAGACGATCCCGATGCTCTCGTCGAGCAGCAGGTCCAGCGCGATCCGCTGCTCGGCCGAGCGCCCGTGCAGCCCGAAGGCCTCGCGCTCCCCGCGCACCAGCACCACCTGCTTGTCCGCGCCCACCCGCCCCAGGGCGCTCTGCGTGCCCGCCAGCAGCCGGACCCCGGTGTGGCACGGCAGGTCCCGAGCCTCGTCCAGGTCGATCCGCCCGCTCTCGAACAGCGCGTCCACGTCGGCCTGGCGCACGGCCAGCTCGGCCATCCCGGTCCAGCCGGAGTTCACGACGTCCTGGGCCCGGTACTCGTCGGCCGGCAGGCCCACCGCACCCGCCTTGACCCGCAGCGGGGTGTCCTTGGTGACGAGGACGACATCGCGCCCCTCGGCCGCCAGGTTCAGCGAGCACGCGAGGATCCGGGCGTCGTTGGTGTCGGTCCGGAAGCCCGAGGGCAGCACCGACGGGTCGGTGTGGTTGAGCTCGACGTGCAGGGAGCCCCCGACGTCGGTGACGGTGATGGGCTGGTCGAGACGACCGTGGGTCAGGCGCAGGTCGTCGAGCAGGCGCAGCGACTCCCGGGCGAACCAGCCGAGCTCGGGGTGGTGGCGCTTGCCCTCCAGCTCGGAGATGACCACCAGGGGCAGCACGACGTCGTGCTCGGCGAAGCGGGTGATGGCCCACGGGTCCGAGAGCAGGACGGAGGTGTCCAGGACGTAGGTCTTGACCGGGTGGTGGGGCGGGCGAGGGTGGTTGCCGGACGTGCCGGCGGTGGAGGGGGCGGACGCAGTGCGGACAGCGGTCACGTGTCTCCTACGCACCCGCGGCGCCCGCGGTTGCGGATCAGCTGGGCCGGTCCGTCCCCCGGTCCCCGTCAGCGACGGGAACGGGAGCCGGGCGCCGGCCCCCTCGTGATCTTCACGACTGAGAACCTCCCGGACGGGTGGCTTCCCCACCACCCGACGAGCCGGACGCTACGCCCGGGTTCGGACCGTGCGGCGCGACACGCCCGTGCCCCCGGAGCACGGATCCCGACCGCCACCCGCCGTCCACCCGCGGGTCCCCGGCCGGCCATGTCGACGCCACCGTCGTTCTCGCACACCGATCGCGAGGCAGGGCGCCACAGCGCAGCGAGGGTCGTTCGGTGTGTCAGAACGGCGGGGACGGGCGCGGGGAGGCGAGCGGCGGGCGAACGGCGGCGCGGGCGGCAGCCGTTCAGGCGGCAGGCGCGGCGGGCGGCAGCCGTTCAGGCGGTGAGCTCGGCGCGGATAGAGGACGGCACCAGGGGCTCGTCGAGCAGACGGCGGTAGCGCTCGCCCATCGGCTCGTCGGCCGGGCGCGCCTCGAGCCAGGCGTGCAGCAGCCGGTAGCCCTCGACGTAGGTGGTGGTGTACGCCCGCCACAGGGGGTCGGAGAGGAACCGCAGCATCTGCCGCGCGCGCGGCGCGGGCACCAGCAGCCACCGCTGCAGGAACGCCACCACCGCGTCGGGGTCCGCGCCCTGGTCGTGGAGCATGAGCGCCGCGTCCTGGCGCACCCCCACCAGCGCCGCCGAGGCGACCTCGAGCCGCTCGGCCCGCGCCCCGTCGAAGCGCAGGCCCAGGTCGGCGAAGATCTCCTCCGCCCACACCCCCCAGCCCGGCCCCACCACGGCGGCCAGCCCGAGGTCCGCGAGCCCCTCGGCCATCAGGCACTGCGGGGTGTTGACCAGGAACAGGCTCTGCTCGAGCTGCCCGGCGGCCACGATCCCGGCCTCCTTCCGGCAGTGCTCGGTGTGGTGGCCGGGGTAGGACTCGTGGGCCACCAGGTGCGGCAGCGAGCTCATCCGCTGGGTGAGGTCGGAGTTGATCGCGACCTTGCTGTGGTTGCCGCCCAGGTAGTAGTTGAAGCCCGACCACGGCTTGTCGCCGACCACCTCGTAGGTCACGGTCTCGTCCTCGGGCAGCGCGAACTGGGTGCGCACCCGGTCGCGCAGCGCGCTGGAGAAGGCGTGCACGGCCACCTCGAGGCGCTCCGGCGGCACCTCCTCCAGGGCCCGGACGGCGTTCAGCCGCGCGGCCAGCGGGCCGTCGCCGGGAAGCTCGTCGCCCATGGCGCGGTGCGCGGCCCGGTAGGAGTCCTCGTCGCCGGTGGAGATCCGCACGTCGAAGTACGCGTCCACCTCGTCCACGAAGCTGATCCCCTGCCCGGCCATCTTCTGCCCGCTGCACTCCAGCGCCCGCAGGTGCACCCCGAGGAACCGCTCCCGCTCGGCCGCCAGCCCAGCGCCGGGCAGCTCCGTCCGCAGGGTCGCGGCCCGGGCGGCCAGGGCGGCCGGCTCCGGCACGGGCTCGTTCTCGGTCTGCCGCCGCAGCGCCGGGTCGCCGGTGTAGGCGTCCACGAACCCCGGCTCGAGCCGGTCGAAGCGCAGGCCCAGCAGGAGGTACTCGCGCACCAGCGTCGTCTCGTCCACGAAGGGTCACGGTAGTGGTGGGAGATCGACGCCGTCGCCCGGCCACCTCGACTGGCACCATCGTGGGCGTGACGCCGCCCACGCCGCCCTGGTGGTCCACCGCCGTCGTCTACCAGGTCTATCCGCGCAGCTTCGCCGACTCCGACGGTGACGGGATCGGCGACCTCCGCGGCGTGCTCAGCCACCTGGACCACCTGGCGGCCCTCGGCGTCGACGTGGTGTGGCTGTCGCCGATCTACCGCAGCCCGCAGGACGACAACGGCTACGACATCAGCGACTACCGCGACGTCGACCCCGTCTTCGGCACCCTGGCCGACCTCGACGAGCTCCTCGCCACCCTGCACGCGCGCGGGATGCGGCTCGTGATGGACCTGGTGGTCAACCACACCTCCGACGAGCACCCCTGGTTCGTGGAGTCCCGCTCCTCGACGACCAACCCCAAGCGTGACTGGTACGTCTGGCGGGGCGGTCGCGACGGCGGGGAGCGGCCGCCGAACAACTGGGGCGCCGCGTTCTCCGGGCCGGCCTGGGACCGCGACACGACCACGGGGCAGTGGTACCTGCACCTGTTCTCGCCGAAGCAGCCGGACCTGAACTGGGAGAACCCGGAGGTCCGTGCGGCCGTGCACGAGATGGTCGCCTGGTGGCTGGACCGCGGGGTGGACGGCTTCCGGATGGACGTCGTCAACTTCGTGTCCAAGGTGGACGGGCTGCCCGACGGGGTGGTGGCGCCCGGCGCGCTGTTCGGCGACGGCGCACCGCACTTCCAGAACGGGCCCCGGCTGCACGAGTTCCTGCACGAGCTGCACGAGCGGGTCTTCGCCGGACGCCCGCAGGCCGTGCTCACCGTGGGCGAGATGCCCGGGGTGACCGTCGAGCAGGCCCGGCTGCTCACGGACCCCGCCCGGGCCGAGGTGGACATGGTGTTCCAGTTCGAGCACGTGGGTCTCGACCACGGCCGCGACAAGTGGGACCCGCGGCCGCTGGAGCTGCGCGAGCTCAAGGCCAACCTCGCCCGCTGGCAGACCGGTCTGGCCGACGTGGGCTGGAACTCGCTGTACTGGTCCAACCACGACCAGCCGCGCGCGGTGAGCCGCTTCGGCGACGACTCCCCCGCCCACCGGGTGGCCTCGGCGATGGCCCTGGGCACCGTGCTGCACCTGCACCGCGGCACGCCCTACGTCTACCAGGGCGAGGAGCTGGGCATGACCAACGCGGTCTTCGCCTCCCTGGCCGAGCACCGGGACCTGGAGTCGCTCAACCACCACCGCGAGGCGGTGGGGGCGGGCGCGGACCCCGACGTCGTGCTCGCGGCCCTGGCGCCGGCCAGCCGGGACAACGCCCGCACGCCGGTGCAGTGGACCCCGGGGACGAGCGCCGGGTTCAGCACCGGCGCACCGTGGATCGGGGTGCACCCGAACCACGTGGACGTCAACGCCGAGGCGGCGCGGGCCGATCCCGGGTCGGTGTTCCACCACTACCGGCGCCTGGTCGAGCTGCGGCACACCGATCCGGTGGTCACCGACGGGGTGTTCGCGCTGCTGCTGGCCGAGCACGAGCAGGTGTGGGCCTTCACCCGGACGACACCGACGGCGCAGCTGCTGGTGGTCGCGAACGTCTCCAGCGCACCGGTGACGCTGGACGGGGCGGAGCTCGCCGAGCTGGGGGGCCTCGGCGGCGAGGTGGTGCTCTCCAGCGGCCCCGCCGGGGACCGACCCGCGCAGCTGGGCGCGTGGGAGGCCCGGGTGCTGCGTCGTCGAGCCGCCGCCCGGGACCCGTCGTCGACCCGCGGGCGGTCGACGACCAGACTGGGACGGTGACCACCCCACCCGTGACCACCGCACCCGCCGGACCGCTGGACGGGGTCCGCGTCATCGACCTCTCCTCGGTGGTGATGGGACCTTTCGCGTGCCAGATCCTCGGCGACATGGGCGCGGACGTCATCAAGGTGGAGTCGCCGGCCGGGGACTCCACCCGTCGCACCATCCCGCAGCGCAACCCCGGGATGGGGGTGCTGGGGCTGAACGTCAACCGCAACAAGCGCTCCGTCGTGCTCGATCTCAAGACGCCGCAGGGCCACACCGACCTGATCGCGCTGCTGCGCACCGCGGACGTCATGATCACCAACATGCGTCCCGGTGCCCTCGCCCGGCTCGGGCTGGACCCGGCGTCGGTGGCCGAGATCAACCCGCGCCTGGTGCACTGCACGGCGCAGGGCTTCCGCAGCGACTCCGCGATGGCCGACCGCGCCGCCTACGACGAGATCGTGCAGTCCGCGTCCGGGCTCACCGACCTCATGCGTCGCGCCACCGGGACACCCACCTACGTCCCCACGATCATGGCGGACAAGGTGTGCGCCATGACCATCGCGTACTCCGTGCTGGGTGCGCTGGTGCACCAGCGGGCCACCGGGCAGGGCCAGCACGTGGAGGTGCCGATGACCGACACCCTGCTCGCGTTCACCATGGTCGAGCACCTCGCCGGGGACACGTACTCCCCGCCGCTGGGGTCGGCCGGGTACACCCGCGCGCTGGCCCGCAACCACGCCGCCGTGCGCACGGCGGACGGCTGGGCCTGCCTGCTGCCCTACAACGAGCGCGACATCGCGGTGTTCTTCACCGCCGCGGGGCGCCCCGACCTCGCGGCGGACGAGCGCTTCCTCAGCCCGGCCCAGCGGGCCCTGCACTGGGACGAGCTCTACGCCGCGATCGCCGAGGTCGCACCGACGCGCACCACCGCCGAGTGGGAGGTGCTGTGCACCGAGCACAGCGTCCCCATGTCCCGCGTGCTGGACGTGACGACGGCGGTGGACGACCCTTACGTGCAGGAGGGGCACCTGCTCGACGTGCACACCCACCCCACCGAGGGGGAGTACCGGGTGATCGCGAGCCCGGTGCGGTTCTCCGCCACGCCCACCGCCCTTCGTCGGCACGCCCCGACGCTGGGTCAGGACACCGACGAGGTGCTGGCCGAGCTGCGGTAGCGCTCAGCTGCCGAAGCGGCGGTGGCGCACCGCGTAGTCGCGCAGCGCACGGAGGAAGTCCACCCGCCGGAAGTCCGGCCAGTGCGCCTCGGTGAACCAGAACTCCGAGTGCGCGCTCTGCCAGAGCAGGAAGCCCGACAGGCGCTGCTCGCCCGAGGTGCGGATGAGCAGGTCCGGGTCCGGCTGGCCCGAGGTGTAGAGGTGCTCGGCGATGCTGTCCACGGTCACGGCGTCGGCCAGCTCGTGCGGTCCGACGCCGGCGTTCTCGGCGATGAGCGACCGCACGGCGTCGACGATCTCCTGCCGGCCGCCGTAGCCCACGGCCACGTTCACCTGTGCGCCCGGCCGGCCCCCGGTGCGCGCCGCCGCCTCCTTGAGACGGGTGGCCGTGGCCTGCGGCAGCGCGTCCAGCGAGCCGACGATCCGCAGCTGCCAGTTGGCGCTCGGCCCGCTGAGCTCGTCGACGACGTTGGTGATGATCTCCAGCAGCGGGTCGAGCTCGGCCGCCGCACGCCGGAGGTTGTCGGTCGAGAGCAGGTACAGGGTGACCACCTCCACGCCGGCGTCGTCGCAC contains these protein-coding regions:
- a CDS encoding DUF885 domain-containing protein, yielding MDETTLVREYLLLGLRFDRLEPGFVDAYTGDPALRRQTENEPVPEPAALAARAATLRTELPGAGLAAERERFLGVHLRALECSGQKMAGQGISFVDEVDAYFDVRISTGDEDSYRAAHRAMGDELPGDGPLAARLNAVRALEEVPPERLEVAVHAFSSALRDRVRTQFALPEDETVTYEVVGDKPWSGFNYYLGGNHSKVAINSDLTQRMSSLPHLVAHESYPGHHTEHCRKEAGIVAAGQLEQSLFLVNTPQCLMAEGLADLGLAAVVGPGWGVWAEEIFADLGLRFDGARAERLEVASAALVGVRQDAALMLHDQGADPDAVVAFLQRWLLVPAPRARQMLRFLSDPLWRAYTTTYVEGYRLLHAWLEARPADEPMGERYRRLLDEPLVPSSIRAELTA
- a CDS encoding glycoside hydrolase family 13 protein gives rise to the protein MTPPTPPWWSTAVVYQVYPRSFADSDGDGIGDLRGVLSHLDHLAALGVDVVWLSPIYRSPQDDNGYDISDYRDVDPVFGTLADLDELLATLHARGMRLVMDLVVNHTSDEHPWFVESRSSTTNPKRDWYVWRGGRDGGERPPNNWGAAFSGPAWDRDTTTGQWYLHLFSPKQPDLNWENPEVRAAVHEMVAWWLDRGVDGFRMDVVNFVSKVDGLPDGVVAPGALFGDGAPHFQNGPRLHEFLHELHERVFAGRPQAVLTVGEMPGVTVEQARLLTDPARAEVDMVFQFEHVGLDHGRDKWDPRPLELRELKANLARWQTGLADVGWNSLYWSNHDQPRAVSRFGDDSPAHRVASAMALGTVLHLHRGTPYVYQGEELGMTNAVFASLAEHRDLESLNHHREAVGAGADPDVVLAALAPASRDNARTPVQWTPGTSAGFSTGAPWIGVHPNHVDVNAEAARADPGSVFHHYRRLVELRHTDPVVTDGVFALLLAEHEQVWAFTRTTPTAQLLVVANVSSAPVTLDGAELAELGGLGGEVVLSSGPAGDRPAQLGAWEARVLRRRAAARDPSSTRGRSTTRLGR
- a CDS encoding isoprenyl transferase, which produces MNTPRVLYGVYERRLLRQLEHMQHPRHVGVIVDGNRRWAREAGFADVNHGHRVGAEKIADLLRWCDDAGVEVVTLYLLSTDNLRRAAAELDPLLEIITNVVDELSGPSANWQLRIVGSLDALPQATATRLKEAAARTGGRPGAQVNVAVGYGGRQEIVDAVRSLIAENAGVGPHELADAVTVDSIAEHLYTSGQPDPDLLIRTSGEQRLSGFLLWQSAHSEFWFTEAHWPDFRRVDFLRALRDYAVRHRRFGS
- a CDS encoding CaiB/BaiF CoA transferase family protein produces the protein MTTPPVTTAPAGPLDGVRVIDLSSVVMGPFACQILGDMGADVIKVESPAGDSTRRTIPQRNPGMGVLGLNVNRNKRSVVLDLKTPQGHTDLIALLRTADVMITNMRPGALARLGLDPASVAEINPRLVHCTAQGFRSDSAMADRAAYDEIVQSASGLTDLMRRATGTPTYVPTIMADKVCAMTIAYSVLGALVHQRATGQGQHVEVPMTDTLLAFTMVEHLAGDTYSPPLGSAGYTRALARNHAAVRTADGWACLLPYNERDIAVFFTAAGRPDLAADERFLSPAQRALHWDELYAAIAEVAPTRTTAEWEVLCTEHSVPMSRVLDVTTAVDDPYVQEGHLLDVHTHPTEGEYRVIASPVRFSATPTALRRHAPTLGQDTDEVLAELR
- a CDS encoding PhoH family protein, producing the protein MTAVRTASAPSTAGTSGNHPRPPHHPVKTYVLDTSVLLSDPWAITRFAEHDVVLPLVVISELEGKRHHPELGWFARESLRLLDDLRLTHGRLDQPITVTDVGGSLHVELNHTDPSVLPSGFRTDTNDARILACSLNLAAEGRDVVLVTKDTPLRVKAGAVGLPADEYRAQDVVNSGWTGMAELAVRQADVDALFESGRIDLDEARDLPCHTGVRLLAGTQSALGRVGADKQVVLVRGEREAFGLHGRSAEQRIALDLLLDESIGIVSLGGRAGTGKSALALCAGLESVLERRSHRKVVVFRPLYAVGGQDLGYLPGSEAEKMGPWGQAVFDTLEGMADPGTIEEVLARGMLEVLPLTHIRGRSLHDSFVIVDEAQSLERNVLLTVLSRLGTGSRVVLTHDVAQRDNLRVGRHDGVAAVIEKLKGHPLFAHITLTRSERSPIAALVTEMLEEFGPGMP